The following are encoded in a window of Coregonus clupeaformis isolate EN_2021a chromosome 34, ASM2061545v1, whole genome shotgun sequence genomic DNA:
- the LOC121549505 gene encoding chorion-specific transcription factor GCMb codes for MSKSSEQFDDPDCVCSFGMKLTWDINDPKLPQDTKQYDAFQEWTDGYVRYIYSGEDKNAQRHLSGWAMRNTNNHNCQILKKSCLGVVVCGRNCTLADGSKLQLRPAICDKARQKQQKKLCPSCSSALELMPCRGHSGYPVTNFWRIDGKVIFFQAKGVHDHARPESKSETEARRSAVKRKMSSPHFSQKRRLVESDTGRYHDLGAPFPNLHQLSCMEGPDRFSIIPESNFPFQNPEPYKTQHYPPFQNPEPYKFAYDSHTTLGEAPSTLQKPANHRLYMPRPPCGYDFAVPGYLGSGSYTALYKDPSSPQAEAPEPSKVSLGLGTSTTTPHTTSTLSGHDRSSYDTTSSKHHGWKQILGKGTYGERCEYGQLPGNANHHYYNSEYPCRTLTGPVPATPASLQTIITTTTKVSYQPCLKPSVVKYGDNIYDVKGLPNCNSLLEDSSPTSYSDLKIPEDSGVIKSALSYQPETLPAKIERAENFDTYRYSNYASNSYPDRVSHPLRYDGVGY; via the exons ATGTCAAAGTCCTCGGAACAGTTTGATGACCCGGACTGTGTTTGTTCCTTCGGTATGAAGTTAACGTGGGATATCAACGACCCAAAACTGCCTCAG GACACAAAGCAGTATGATGCATTTCAGGAGTGGACGGATGGGTATGTTCgttacatctacagtggggaggaCAAGAACGCACAGCGCCACCTGAGCGGATGGGCAATGCGGAACACCAACAACCACAACTGTCAAATTCTCAAGAAGTCCTGCCTGGGCGTTGTAGTCTGCGGCCGAAACTGCACGCTGGCTGACGGAAGCAAACTCCAGCTCAGACCAGCGATCTGCGACAAagcacgacaaaaacaacaaa AGAAGCTGTGCCCCAGCTGTAGCTCTGCCCTGGAGCTGATGCCATGCAGAGGACACAGTGGCTATCCCGTCACCAACTTCTGGAGAATAGATGGAAAAGTAATATTCTTCCAG GCTAAGGGAGTCCATGACCACGCCAGACCAGAGAGTAAGTCTGAGACGGAGGCCCGGAGAAGTGCAGTGAAGAGGAAGATGTCCTCTCCACACTTCTCCCagaagaggaggctggtagaaTCAGAT ACTGGGAGATACCATGACCTGGGCGCTCCCTTCCCCAACCTGCACCAGCTGTCCTGCATGGAGGGTCCTGACCGCTTCAGCATCATCCCTGAGTCCAACTTCCCCTTCCAGAACCCTGAGCCCTACAAGACCCAGCACTACCCGCCCTTCCAGAATCCTGAGCCCTACAAGTTTGCCTACGACTCCCACACCACCCTGGGCGAGGCCCCCTCCACGCTCCAGAAGCCGGCCAACCACCGTCTGTACATGCCCCGGCCTCCATGTGGCTACGACTTTGCTGTGCCTGGCTATTTAGGCTCTGGCTCCTACACAGCCCTCTACAAGGACCCCAGTAGCCCCCAGGCAGAGGCCCCTGAGCCCAGCAAGGTGAGCTTGGGCCTGGGTACCAGCACCACCACACCTCACACCACCAGCACCCTTTCGGGCCATGACCGCAGCAGCTACGACACTACCAGCAGCAAGCATCACGGCTGGAAGCAGATCCTGGGCAAGGGGACATACGGGGAGCGATGTGAATACGGGCAGCTCCCTGGCAACgccaaccaccactactacaacaGTGAGTATCCGTGCAGGACCCTGACGGGCCCGGTGCCAGCCACGCCCGCCTCCCTGCagaccatcatcaccaccaccaccaaggtGTCCTACCAGCCCTGCCTCAAGCCCTCCGTGGTCAAATATGGCGATAACATCTACGACGTCAAGGGCCTGCCCAACTGCAACTCCCTGCTCGAGGACAGCTCGCCCACCTCCTACTCCGATCTAAAGATTCCAGAAGATTCCGGGGTCATCAAGTCGGCGCTGTCGTACCAACCGGAAACCCTACCAGCCAAAATCGAGAGGGCAGAGAACTTTGACACTTACCGATACAGCAACTACGCGTCCAACAGCTATCCCGACAGGGTTTCTCATCCGCTTAGATATGACGGAGTAGGGTACTAA